From Chaetodon trifascialis isolate fChaTrf1 chromosome 1, fChaTrf1.hap1, whole genome shotgun sequence, one genomic window encodes:
- the mapk8ip1b gene encoding C-Jun-amino-terminal kinase-interacting protein 1 isoform X4 — protein MDSGGEGEEGWMEDQWEKWLTHDISLDEFEDDDLSEITEITDECGMSLNCNGPDIKGHVRRGTNSMSGRAELGAVGQLQAEMLHLELIDGADSYRGDKESSKASAIAPPPVIKDPAAPVTMDTYRPKRPTTLNLFPIVPRTQDTLNNNSFGKKYSWQEKVSGSSSPLKTGELTPPREHSCLSDEDKVQGGGAQTKDRGTSTDAPCRHGHASGHSHGSSTAAAARSKLQEKPPAPPPPQNYTPAPLYPAGKADGGGHRERIRYHTDVHLEPTEEIYLTPVQRSADPLEPPNVQDRPFLSQQTEQGRMSISSDTEGPPPYQPLPDRTNPSIYEEDEVYIPPPSYASCVESLITPPSMALSSRSSLTLDLSLKGAGTGAGVMLRAGSSVEYVDATDESYCGEDEDVDRIIMDGKMRKGGGRGDGGGGRVPLRTSMSSEASGLSYDSVKYTLVVDEHAQLELVSLRQCYQGYSDDSDSATVYDNCVSSPYESAIGEEYEEEDEEEEEEEEDGARIGGVRREATACLSEDSTPEVDLHFSKKFLNVFMNGRSRSSSAESFGLYSCIINGEEKDQSHRAVYRFVPRHDDELELEVDDPLLVEIQSEDYWYEGYNMRTGAHGIFPAYYAIEVTKDPDSYKAVKSSEWMDRYRLKFLGSVQVPFHKGNDVLCAAMQKIATNRRMTVKYNPPSSCILEISVKGIKLSVQEDYYACDRSNQCNHFFQLKNVSFCGYHPKNSKYFGFITKHPADQRFACHVFVSENSTKPLAESVGKAFQLYYKEFVEVSCPTEDIYLE, from the exons GGCCATGTGAGGCGAGGAACCAATAGCATGTCGGGGAGGGCAGAGCTGGGCGCCGTCGGCCAGCTCCAGGCAGAGATGCTGCATTTGGAACTCATCGACGGCGCTGACAGTTACCGCGGTGATAAAGAGTCCTCGAAGGCATCCGCCATCGCACCCCCGCCGGTCATCAAGGACCCTGCAGCACCTGTTACCATGGATACCTACCGGCCCAAGAGACCCACGACCCTTAACCTCTTCCCGATTGTGCCGCGCACACAG GACACACTGAACAACAACTCCTTTGGAAAGAAGTACAGTTGGCAGGAGAAGGTTTCGGGCTCGTCCTCGCCTCTTAAAACAG GTGAGCTCACCCCTCCGCGTGAGCACAGCTGTCTGAGCGACGAGGACAAGGTGCAGGGTGGGGGAGCGCAGACCAAAGATCGCGGGACCTCCACCGACGCCCCCTGCAGACACGGCCACGCCTCCGGACACTCGCACGGCTCATCTACGGCGGCTGCGGCACGCTCCAAGCTTCAGGAGAAGCCGCCCGCTCCGCCGCCACCGCAGAACTACACACCAGCTCCTCTGTACCCGGCGGGGAAAGCGGATGGAGGTGGGCACCGGGAGAGGATCCGCTACCACACAGATGTTCACCTAGAGCCCACAGAGGAGATCTACCTGACTCCCGTGCAGCGCTCTGCAGACCCCCTGGAACCGCCTAACGTGCAGGACCGGCCTTTCCTCTCGCAGCAGACTGAGCAGGGCCGCATGTCCATCAGCTCGGACACAGAGGGCCCACCTCCTTACCAGCCCCTCCCAGACCGGACAAACCCCTCCATCTATGAGGAGGACGAGGTCTATATCCCCCCGCCTTCATATGCTTCCTGTGTAGAGTCCCTCATCACGCCGCCCAGCATGGCCCTCTCATCTCGCTCCTCTCTGACACTAGACCTCAGCCTGAAGGGGGCGGGAACGGGGGCCGGGGTCATGCTGAGAGCTGGGTCATCGGTGGAGTATGTGGATGCCACAGATGAAAGCTACTGTGGGGAGGACGAGGATGTGGACAGAATAATAATGGATGGAAAGATGAGgaaggggggaggaaggggggatGGCGGTGGCGGCAGAGTCCCACTAAGGACTTCCATGAGCTCGGAGGCCAGCGGGCTTTCGTATGACTCGGTCAAATACACGCTGGTGGTGGACGAGCACGCTCAGCTGGAGCTGGTCAGTCTCCGGCAGTGTTACCAGGGCTACAGCGATGACAGCGACTCGGCCACCGTCTACGACAACTGCGTCTCCTCTCCCTACGAGTCAGCCATCGGGGAGGAGTacgaggaggaagacgaggaggaggaggaggaggaggaggacggcgCTCGGAtaggaggagtgaggagagaggccACGGCTTGTCTGTCTGAAGACTCCACTCCAGAGGTCGACCTGCACTTCTCCAAGAAGTTCCTCAATGTCTTCATGAATGGACGCTCTCGCTCCTCCA GTGCGGAGTCCTTTGGCTTATACTCCTGTATCATaaatggagaggagaaagatcAGAGCCACAGAGCCGTCTACAG GTTTGTCCCTCGACATGACGATGAGTTGGAGCTGGAGGTGGATGATCCGCTGCTGGTGGAGATCCAGTCAGAGGATTACTGGTACGAGGGCTACAACATGCGAACTGGTGCCCATGGGATCTTCCCAGCTTACTACGCCATAGAGGTGACCAAGGACCCCGACAGCTACAAAG CAGTGAAGAGCAGCGAGTGGATGGACAGATACCGGCTGAAGTTCCTGGGCTCAGTTCAGGTGCCCTTCCACAAAGGAAATGACGTTCTGTGTGCAGCTATGCAGAAG ATTGCCACCAACAGGAGGATGACAGTCAAGTACAACCCGCCTTCCTCCTGCATCCTGGAGATCAGTGTGAAAGGCATCAAGCTCTCAGTCCAAGAGGATTATTATGCCTGTGACAGA AGTAACCAGTGCAATCACTTCTTCCAGTTAAAGAACGTCTCCTTCTGCGGCTATCACCCCAAAAACAGCAA GTATTTTGGTTTCATTACCAAACACCCGGCAGACCAGAGATTTGCCTGCCACGTTTTTGTGTCTGAAAACTCCACCAAGCCTCTCGCAGAGTCAGTGGG GAAAGCTTTCCAGTTGTACTATAAAGAGTTCGTGGAGGTCTCATGCCCTACAGAGGACATCTACCTGGAATAA
- the mapk8ip1b gene encoding C-Jun-amino-terminal kinase-interacting protein 1 isoform X3, with protein sequence MSLNCNGPDIKGHVRRGTNSMSGRAELGAVGQLQAEMLHLELIDGADSYRGDKESSKASAIAPPPVIKDPAAPVTMDTYRPKRPTTLNLFPIVPRTQDTLNNNSFGKKYSWQEKVSGSSSPLKTGELTPPREHSCLSDEDKVQGGGAQTKDRGTSTDAPCRHGHASGHSHGSSTAAAARSKLQEKPPAPPPPQNYTPAPLYPAGKADGGGHRERIRYHTDVHLEPTEEIYLTPVQRSADPLEPPNVQDRPFLSQQTEQGRMSISSDTEGPPPYQPLPDRTNPSIYEEDEVYIPPPSYASCVESLITPPSMALSSRSSLTLDLSLKGAGTGAGVMLRAGSSVEYVDATDESYCGEDEDVDRIIMDGKMRKGGGRGDGGGGRVPLRTSMSSEASGLSYDSVKYTLVVDEHAQLELVSLRQCYQGYSDDSDSATVYDNCVSSPYESAIGEEYEEEDEEEEEEEEDGARIGGVRREATACLSEDSTPEVDLHFSKKFLNVFMNGRSRSSSAESFGLYSCIINGEEKDQSHRAVYRFVPRHDDELELEVDDPLLVEIQSEDYWYEGYNMRTGAHGIFPAYYAIEVTKDPDSYKAVKSSEWMDRYRLKFLGSVQVPFHKGNDVLCAAMQKIATNRRMTVKYNPPSSCILEISVKGIKLSVQEDYYACDRSNQCNHFFQLKNVSFCGYHPKNSKYFGFITKHPADQRFACHVFVSENSTKPLAESVGKAFQLYYKEFVEVSCPTEDIYLE encoded by the exons GGCCATGTGAGGCGAGGAACCAATAGCATGTCGGGGAGGGCAGAGCTGGGCGCCGTCGGCCAGCTCCAGGCAGAGATGCTGCATTTGGAACTCATCGACGGCGCTGACAGTTACCGCGGTGATAAAGAGTCCTCGAAGGCATCCGCCATCGCACCCCCGCCGGTCATCAAGGACCCTGCAGCACCTGTTACCATGGATACCTACCGGCCCAAGAGACCCACGACCCTTAACCTCTTCCCGATTGTGCCGCGCACACAG GACACACTGAACAACAACTCCTTTGGAAAGAAGTACAGTTGGCAGGAGAAGGTTTCGGGCTCGTCCTCGCCTCTTAAAACAG GTGAGCTCACCCCTCCGCGTGAGCACAGCTGTCTGAGCGACGAGGACAAGGTGCAGGGTGGGGGAGCGCAGACCAAAGATCGCGGGACCTCCACCGACGCCCCCTGCAGACACGGCCACGCCTCCGGACACTCGCACGGCTCATCTACGGCGGCTGCGGCACGCTCCAAGCTTCAGGAGAAGCCGCCCGCTCCGCCGCCACCGCAGAACTACACACCAGCTCCTCTGTACCCGGCGGGGAAAGCGGATGGAGGTGGGCACCGGGAGAGGATCCGCTACCACACAGATGTTCACCTAGAGCCCACAGAGGAGATCTACCTGACTCCCGTGCAGCGCTCTGCAGACCCCCTGGAACCGCCTAACGTGCAGGACCGGCCTTTCCTCTCGCAGCAGACTGAGCAGGGCCGCATGTCCATCAGCTCGGACACAGAGGGCCCACCTCCTTACCAGCCCCTCCCAGACCGGACAAACCCCTCCATCTATGAGGAGGACGAGGTCTATATCCCCCCGCCTTCATATGCTTCCTGTGTAGAGTCCCTCATCACGCCGCCCAGCATGGCCCTCTCATCTCGCTCCTCTCTGACACTAGACCTCAGCCTGAAGGGGGCGGGAACGGGGGCCGGGGTCATGCTGAGAGCTGGGTCATCGGTGGAGTATGTGGATGCCACAGATGAAAGCTACTGTGGGGAGGACGAGGATGTGGACAGAATAATAATGGATGGAAAGATGAGgaaggggggaggaaggggggatGGCGGTGGCGGCAGAGTCCCACTAAGGACTTCCATGAGCTCGGAGGCCAGCGGGCTTTCGTATGACTCGGTCAAATACACGCTGGTGGTGGACGAGCACGCTCAGCTGGAGCTGGTCAGTCTCCGGCAGTGTTACCAGGGCTACAGCGATGACAGCGACTCGGCCACCGTCTACGACAACTGCGTCTCCTCTCCCTACGAGTCAGCCATCGGGGAGGAGTacgaggaggaagacgaggaggaggaggaggaggaggaggacggcgCTCGGAtaggaggagtgaggagagaggccACGGCTTGTCTGTCTGAAGACTCCACTCCAGAGGTCGACCTGCACTTCTCCAAGAAGTTCCTCAATGTCTTCATGAATGGACGCTCTCGCTCCTCCA GTGCGGAGTCCTTTGGCTTATACTCCTGTATCATaaatggagaggagaaagatcAGAGCCACAGAGCCGTCTACAG GTTTGTCCCTCGACATGACGATGAGTTGGAGCTGGAGGTGGATGATCCGCTGCTGGTGGAGATCCAGTCAGAGGATTACTGGTACGAGGGCTACAACATGCGAACTGGTGCCCATGGGATCTTCCCAGCTTACTACGCCATAGAGGTGACCAAGGACCCCGACAGCTACAAAG CAGTGAAGAGCAGCGAGTGGATGGACAGATACCGGCTGAAGTTCCTGGGCTCAGTTCAGGTGCCCTTCCACAAAGGAAATGACGTTCTGTGTGCAGCTATGCAGAAG ATTGCCACCAACAGGAGGATGACAGTCAAGTACAACCCGCCTTCCTCCTGCATCCTGGAGATCAGTGTGAAAGGCATCAAGCTCTCAGTCCAAGAGGATTATTATGCCTGTGACAGA AGTAACCAGTGCAATCACTTCTTCCAGTTAAAGAACGTCTCCTTCTGCGGCTATCACCCCAAAAACAGCAA GTATTTTGGTTTCATTACCAAACACCCGGCAGACCAGAGATTTGCCTGCCACGTTTTTGTGTCTGAAAACTCCACCAAGCCTCTCGCAGAGTCAGTGGG GAAAGCTTTCCAGTTGTACTATAAAGAGTTCGTGGAGGTCTCATGCCCTACAGAGGACATCTACCTGGAATAA
- the mapk8ip1b gene encoding C-Jun-amino-terminal kinase-interacting protein 1 isoform X2, which translates to MADREKRKASPPSGRSIQVKSPTSLRLTHDISLDEFEDDDLSEITEITDECGMSLNCNGPDIKGHVRRGTNSMSGRAELGAVGQLQAEMLHLELIDGADSYRGDKESSKASAIAPPPVIKDPAAPVTMDTYRPKRPTTLNLFPIVPRTQDTLNNNSFGKKYSWQEKVSGSSSPLKTGELTPPREHSCLSDEDKVQGGGAQTKDRGTSTDAPCRHGHASGHSHGSSTAAAARSKLQEKPPAPPPPQNYTPAPLYPAGKADGGGHRERIRYHTDVHLEPTEEIYLTPVQRSADPLEPPNVQDRPFLSQQTEQGRMSISSDTEGPPPYQPLPDRTNPSIYEEDEVYIPPPSYASCVESLITPPSMALSSRSSLTLDLSLKGAGTGAGVMLRAGSSVEYVDATDESYCGEDEDVDRIIMDGKMRKGGGRGDGGGGRVPLRTSMSSEASGLSYDSVKYTLVVDEHAQLELVSLRQCYQGYSDDSDSATVYDNCVSSPYESAIGEEYEEEDEEEEEEEEDGARIGGVRREATACLSEDSTPEVDLHFSKKFLNVFMNGRSRSSSAESFGLYSCIINGEEKDQSHRAVYRFVPRHDDELELEVDDPLLVEIQSEDYWYEGYNMRTGAHGIFPAYYAIEVTKDPDSYKVKSSEWMDRYRLKFLGSVQVPFHKGNDVLCAAMQKIATNRRMTVKYNPPSSCILEISVKGIKLSVQEDYYACDRSNQCNHFFQLKNVSFCGYHPKNSKYFGFITKHPADQRFACHVFVSENSTKPLAESVGKAFQLYYKEFVEVSCPTEDIYLE; encoded by the exons GGCCATGTGAGGCGAGGAACCAATAGCATGTCGGGGAGGGCAGAGCTGGGCGCCGTCGGCCAGCTCCAGGCAGAGATGCTGCATTTGGAACTCATCGACGGCGCTGACAGTTACCGCGGTGATAAAGAGTCCTCGAAGGCATCCGCCATCGCACCCCCGCCGGTCATCAAGGACCCTGCAGCACCTGTTACCATGGATACCTACCGGCCCAAGAGACCCACGACCCTTAACCTCTTCCCGATTGTGCCGCGCACACAG GACACACTGAACAACAACTCCTTTGGAAAGAAGTACAGTTGGCAGGAGAAGGTTTCGGGCTCGTCCTCGCCTCTTAAAACAG GTGAGCTCACCCCTCCGCGTGAGCACAGCTGTCTGAGCGACGAGGACAAGGTGCAGGGTGGGGGAGCGCAGACCAAAGATCGCGGGACCTCCACCGACGCCCCCTGCAGACACGGCCACGCCTCCGGACACTCGCACGGCTCATCTACGGCGGCTGCGGCACGCTCCAAGCTTCAGGAGAAGCCGCCCGCTCCGCCGCCACCGCAGAACTACACACCAGCTCCTCTGTACCCGGCGGGGAAAGCGGATGGAGGTGGGCACCGGGAGAGGATCCGCTACCACACAGATGTTCACCTAGAGCCCACAGAGGAGATCTACCTGACTCCCGTGCAGCGCTCTGCAGACCCCCTGGAACCGCCTAACGTGCAGGACCGGCCTTTCCTCTCGCAGCAGACTGAGCAGGGCCGCATGTCCATCAGCTCGGACACAGAGGGCCCACCTCCTTACCAGCCCCTCCCAGACCGGACAAACCCCTCCATCTATGAGGAGGACGAGGTCTATATCCCCCCGCCTTCATATGCTTCCTGTGTAGAGTCCCTCATCACGCCGCCCAGCATGGCCCTCTCATCTCGCTCCTCTCTGACACTAGACCTCAGCCTGAAGGGGGCGGGAACGGGGGCCGGGGTCATGCTGAGAGCTGGGTCATCGGTGGAGTATGTGGATGCCACAGATGAAAGCTACTGTGGGGAGGACGAGGATGTGGACAGAATAATAATGGATGGAAAGATGAGgaaggggggaggaaggggggatGGCGGTGGCGGCAGAGTCCCACTAAGGACTTCCATGAGCTCGGAGGCCAGCGGGCTTTCGTATGACTCGGTCAAATACACGCTGGTGGTGGACGAGCACGCTCAGCTGGAGCTGGTCAGTCTCCGGCAGTGTTACCAGGGCTACAGCGATGACAGCGACTCGGCCACCGTCTACGACAACTGCGTCTCCTCTCCCTACGAGTCAGCCATCGGGGAGGAGTacgaggaggaagacgaggaggaggaggaggaggaggaggacggcgCTCGGAtaggaggagtgaggagagaggccACGGCTTGTCTGTCTGAAGACTCCACTCCAGAGGTCGACCTGCACTTCTCCAAGAAGTTCCTCAATGTCTTCATGAATGGACGCTCTCGCTCCTCCA GTGCGGAGTCCTTTGGCTTATACTCCTGTATCATaaatggagaggagaaagatcAGAGCCACAGAGCCGTCTACAG GTTTGTCCCTCGACATGACGATGAGTTGGAGCTGGAGGTGGATGATCCGCTGCTGGTGGAGATCCAGTCAGAGGATTACTGGTACGAGGGCTACAACATGCGAACTGGTGCCCATGGGATCTTCCCAGCTTACTACGCCATAGAGGTGACCAAGGACCCCGACAGCTACAAAG TGAAGAGCAGCGAGTGGATGGACAGATACCGGCTGAAGTTCCTGGGCTCAGTTCAGGTGCCCTTCCACAAAGGAAATGACGTTCTGTGTGCAGCTATGCAGAAG ATTGCCACCAACAGGAGGATGACAGTCAAGTACAACCCGCCTTCCTCCTGCATCCTGGAGATCAGTGTGAAAGGCATCAAGCTCTCAGTCCAAGAGGATTATTATGCCTGTGACAGA AGTAACCAGTGCAATCACTTCTTCCAGTTAAAGAACGTCTCCTTCTGCGGCTATCACCCCAAAAACAGCAA GTATTTTGGTTTCATTACCAAACACCCGGCAGACCAGAGATTTGCCTGCCACGTTTTTGTGTCTGAAAACTCCACCAAGCCTCTCGCAGAGTCAGTGGG GAAAGCTTTCCAGTTGTACTATAAAGAGTTCGTGGAGGTCTCATGCCCTACAGAGGACATCTACCTGGAATAA
- the mapk8ip1b gene encoding C-Jun-amino-terminal kinase-interacting protein 1 isoform X5, producing MDSGGEGEEGWMEDQWEKWLTHDISLDEFEDDDLSEITEITDECGMSLNCNGPDIKGHVRRGTNSMSGRAELGAVGQLQAEMLHLELIDGADSYRGDKESSKASAIAPPPVIKDPAAPVTMDTYRPKRPTTLNLFPIVPRTQDTLNNNSFGKKYSWQEKVSGSSSPLKTGELTPPREHSCLSDEDKVQGGGAQTKDRGTSTDAPCRHGHASGHSHGSSTAAAARSKLQEKPPAPPPPQNYTPAPLYPAGKADGGGHRERIRYHTDVHLEPTEEIYLTPVQRSADPLEPPNVQDRPFLSQQTEQGRMSISSDTEGPPPYQPLPDRTNPSIYEEDEVYIPPPSYASCVESLITPPSMALSSRSSLTLDLSLKGAGTGAGVMLRAGSSVEYVDATDESYCGEDEDVDRIIMDGKMRKGGGRGDGGGGRVPLRTSMSSEASGLSYDSVKYTLVVDEHAQLELVSLRQCYQGYSDDSDSATVYDNCVSSPYESAIGEEYEEEDEEEEEEEEDGARIGGVRREATACLSEDSTPEVDLHFSKKFLNVFMNGRSRSSSAESFGLYSCIINGEEKDQSHRAVYRFVPRHDDELELEVDDPLLVEIQSEDYWYEGYNMRTGAHGIFPAYYAIEVTKDPDSYKVKSSEWMDRYRLKFLGSVQVPFHKGNDVLCAAMQKIATNRRMTVKYNPPSSCILEISVKGIKLSVQEDYYACDRSNQCNHFFQLKNVSFCGYHPKNSKYFGFITKHPADQRFACHVFVSENSTKPLAESVGKAFQLYYKEFVEVSCPTEDIYLE from the exons GGCCATGTGAGGCGAGGAACCAATAGCATGTCGGGGAGGGCAGAGCTGGGCGCCGTCGGCCAGCTCCAGGCAGAGATGCTGCATTTGGAACTCATCGACGGCGCTGACAGTTACCGCGGTGATAAAGAGTCCTCGAAGGCATCCGCCATCGCACCCCCGCCGGTCATCAAGGACCCTGCAGCACCTGTTACCATGGATACCTACCGGCCCAAGAGACCCACGACCCTTAACCTCTTCCCGATTGTGCCGCGCACACAG GACACACTGAACAACAACTCCTTTGGAAAGAAGTACAGTTGGCAGGAGAAGGTTTCGGGCTCGTCCTCGCCTCTTAAAACAG GTGAGCTCACCCCTCCGCGTGAGCACAGCTGTCTGAGCGACGAGGACAAGGTGCAGGGTGGGGGAGCGCAGACCAAAGATCGCGGGACCTCCACCGACGCCCCCTGCAGACACGGCCACGCCTCCGGACACTCGCACGGCTCATCTACGGCGGCTGCGGCACGCTCCAAGCTTCAGGAGAAGCCGCCCGCTCCGCCGCCACCGCAGAACTACACACCAGCTCCTCTGTACCCGGCGGGGAAAGCGGATGGAGGTGGGCACCGGGAGAGGATCCGCTACCACACAGATGTTCACCTAGAGCCCACAGAGGAGATCTACCTGACTCCCGTGCAGCGCTCTGCAGACCCCCTGGAACCGCCTAACGTGCAGGACCGGCCTTTCCTCTCGCAGCAGACTGAGCAGGGCCGCATGTCCATCAGCTCGGACACAGAGGGCCCACCTCCTTACCAGCCCCTCCCAGACCGGACAAACCCCTCCATCTATGAGGAGGACGAGGTCTATATCCCCCCGCCTTCATATGCTTCCTGTGTAGAGTCCCTCATCACGCCGCCCAGCATGGCCCTCTCATCTCGCTCCTCTCTGACACTAGACCTCAGCCTGAAGGGGGCGGGAACGGGGGCCGGGGTCATGCTGAGAGCTGGGTCATCGGTGGAGTATGTGGATGCCACAGATGAAAGCTACTGTGGGGAGGACGAGGATGTGGACAGAATAATAATGGATGGAAAGATGAGgaaggggggaggaaggggggatGGCGGTGGCGGCAGAGTCCCACTAAGGACTTCCATGAGCTCGGAGGCCAGCGGGCTTTCGTATGACTCGGTCAAATACACGCTGGTGGTGGACGAGCACGCTCAGCTGGAGCTGGTCAGTCTCCGGCAGTGTTACCAGGGCTACAGCGATGACAGCGACTCGGCCACCGTCTACGACAACTGCGTCTCCTCTCCCTACGAGTCAGCCATCGGGGAGGAGTacgaggaggaagacgaggaggaggaggaggaggaggaggacggcgCTCGGAtaggaggagtgaggagagaggccACGGCTTGTCTGTCTGAAGACTCCACTCCAGAGGTCGACCTGCACTTCTCCAAGAAGTTCCTCAATGTCTTCATGAATGGACGCTCTCGCTCCTCCA GTGCGGAGTCCTTTGGCTTATACTCCTGTATCATaaatggagaggagaaagatcAGAGCCACAGAGCCGTCTACAG GTTTGTCCCTCGACATGACGATGAGTTGGAGCTGGAGGTGGATGATCCGCTGCTGGTGGAGATCCAGTCAGAGGATTACTGGTACGAGGGCTACAACATGCGAACTGGTGCCCATGGGATCTTCCCAGCTTACTACGCCATAGAGGTGACCAAGGACCCCGACAGCTACAAAG TGAAGAGCAGCGAGTGGATGGACAGATACCGGCTGAAGTTCCTGGGCTCAGTTCAGGTGCCCTTCCACAAAGGAAATGACGTTCTGTGTGCAGCTATGCAGAAG ATTGCCACCAACAGGAGGATGACAGTCAAGTACAACCCGCCTTCCTCCTGCATCCTGGAGATCAGTGTGAAAGGCATCAAGCTCTCAGTCCAAGAGGATTATTATGCCTGTGACAGA AGTAACCAGTGCAATCACTTCTTCCAGTTAAAGAACGTCTCCTTCTGCGGCTATCACCCCAAAAACAGCAA GTATTTTGGTTTCATTACCAAACACCCGGCAGACCAGAGATTTGCCTGCCACGTTTTTGTGTCTGAAAACTCCACCAAGCCTCTCGCAGAGTCAGTGGG GAAAGCTTTCCAGTTGTACTATAAAGAGTTCGTGGAGGTCTCATGCCCTACAGAGGACATCTACCTGGAATAA